One window of Alkaliphilus metalliredigens QYMF genomic DNA carries:
- a CDS encoding flagellar protein FlaG yields the protein MKIEGVNQQHHFSGQLNTNRQGSQQRAAIAVEEIQSRQKNPMDETKSKQKNVMDETQFRENPMKKEVDQERLMPIIDQANKSFEAFDRRFEFSFHEKTNAIMIKVIDRNNDEVIREIPPEKLVNMMANMLEVAGLLIDERA from the coding sequence ATGAAGATAGAAGGAGTGAACCAGCAACACCATTTTTCAGGGCAGCTAAATACCAATCGACAAGGAAGTCAGCAAAGAGCTGCCATTGCCGTAGAGGAAATACAATCTAGACAAAAAAATCCTATGGATGAAACAAAATCTAAACAAAAAAATGTGATGGATGAAACACAATTTCGAGAAAACCCAATGAAGAAAGAAGTCGATCAAGAAAGGTTAATGCCAATTATTGACCAAGCAAACAAAAGCTTTGAGGCCTTTGATCGACGCTTTGAGTTCTCTTTTCATGAAAAAACAAATGCCATTATGATTAAGGTAATCGATCGTAACAACGATGAAGTCATCCGTGAGATTCCACCGGAAAAGCTAGTGAATATGATGGCAAATATGTTAGAGGTGGCAGGTCTGTTAATTGATGAACGGGCGTAG
- the fliD gene encoding flagellar filament capping protein FliD, which yields MRIGGIASGMDTEQMVNDLMRAERMRMDRFFQQEQTVKWRQEAYNDVNKTMANFILDTRKAFGLNTTSNTGSIQNHSAKSFDWVKQATGTNENIVKSTATANAMSGSHKVEVQQLAEVASVSTVDLKEAAVVDDSGKFIQGGEITVTAKDGSKTIEITTSMTMSDLVREINNATADAGDSEGKSLGLRAAYDSSLGQMMITTRESGEEQTIKVTYDEDGLSSKMFKVKTDDADMPIPGTNPFEDISGTNAKILFNGDKVDKATNNFSIYGINLQLQSVSDIEVTINVDTDVDGIFNQISDFVNSYNELLDTMNGATGEKHYRDFPPLTKEQKEGMTEKDIEAWEEKSKSGLLKNDEVLTRTSQSMRSSLYQDVNSGIDEDGNQIKLSGYSHITQVGITTGNYQSGGKLEINEEKLRAAINENPEGVMDLFFKSPSPLPKDATAEQKKQHKSETGLVQRIYDDMTAGMKEVIRHSGPGEDSSLYRNVQSNMLIDFVTEHSSISRLDKELTTVNQRIAREEQILARREERYWQQFTAMEKAMSQMNQQSDWLMAQMYGGQ from the coding sequence ATGAGAATTGGTGGAATCGCGTCAGGAATGGATACAGAACAAATGGTTAACGATCTAATGAGAGCTGAAAGAATGAGAATGGATCGATTTTTTCAGCAAGAACAAACAGTGAAATGGCGTCAAGAAGCTTATAATGACGTTAATAAAACAATGGCTAACTTTATTTTAGATACAAGAAAAGCATTTGGTCTGAATACCACAAGCAATACTGGAAGTATTCAGAATCACTCAGCTAAAAGTTTTGATTGGGTAAAGCAGGCTACTGGTACTAATGAAAATATAGTGAAATCTACAGCTACTGCAAATGCCATGAGTGGATCACATAAAGTTGAGGTACAGCAGTTGGCTGAGGTGGCTTCTGTGAGTACTGTGGATTTGAAGGAAGCCGCAGTGGTAGACGATAGTGGCAAATTCATACAGGGTGGAGAAATCACTGTAACCGCAAAAGATGGTAGCAAAACTATTGAAATCACAACAAGTATGACAATGAGTGATTTAGTAAGAGAAATCAACAATGCAACTGCAGATGCAGGAGATTCAGAAGGTAAAAGCTTAGGTTTAAGAGCAGCTTACGATAGTAGTTTGGGACAAATGATGATTACAACTAGGGAAAGTGGGGAAGAACAGACAATTAAAGTCACCTACGATGAAGACGGCCTTTCGTCGAAAATGTTTAAAGTGAAAACTGATGACGCCGATATGCCCATACCAGGAACTAATCCCTTTGAAGATATATCTGGTACGAATGCAAAAATCCTATTTAATGGCGATAAAGTAGACAAAGCCACCAACAACTTCTCCATCTACGGCATCAACCTACAACTTCAATCCGTTAGCGATATAGAGGTCACAATCAACGTCGACACAGATGTAGATGGTATTTTTAATCAAATCAGTGATTTTGTGAACAGCTATAATGAGTTGCTTGATACAATGAATGGAGCCACTGGTGAAAAGCATTATCGAGATTTTCCACCATTAACCAAGGAACAAAAAGAAGGAATGACAGAGAAGGACATTGAGGCGTGGGAAGAAAAGTCCAAAAGTGGTCTCCTAAAAAATGATGAAGTCTTAACCCGAACATCTCAGAGTATGAGAAGTAGCTTATACCAAGATGTTAACTCAGGTATTGACGAAGATGGTAATCAGATCAAGCTATCTGGATATAGTCATATTACCCAAGTAGGGATTACCACTGGGAACTATCAAAGCGGTGGAAAGCTAGAGATTAATGAGGAAAAACTTAGAGCGGCCATTAATGAGAATCCAGAGGGGGTAATGGACCTTTTTTTCAAAAGTCCTTCTCCATTACCTAAAGATGCCACAGCAGAACAGAAAAAACAACACAAATCTGAAACCGGGTTAGTTCAACGAATTTATGATGATATGACTGCTGGTATGAAGGAGGTCATCCGGCACTCAGGTCCCGGTGAGGATTCATCTCTTTATCGGAATGTACAATCCAACATGCTCATTGACTTTGTGACAGAGCATAGTTCCATCAGTCGATTAGATAAAGAACTCACCACTGTTAATCAAAGAATTGCTAGAGAAGAGCAGATATTGGCCAGAAGAGAAGAGAGATATTGGCAGCAATTTACAGCCATGGAAAAGGCAATGTCACAAATGAATCAACAAAGTGATTGGTTAATGGCACAAATGTATGGCGGTCAATAG
- the fliS gene encoding flagellar export chaperone FliS has translation MAMQNPYQQYKQNSVMTASPQELTLMLYNGALKFINVSKKNIDEKNIAKANESIQRVQSIIQELNITLDMNYEVSKNLRSLYTYILERLVDANMQKDMNALEEAAQMITELRDTWKDAMKQARVGNR, from the coding sequence ATGGCAATGCAAAATCCATATCAACAATACAAACAAAATAGTGTAATGACAGCCAGTCCTCAGGAATTAACCCTAATGCTTTATAATGGGGCATTAAAATTTATTAATGTAAGTAAGAAGAATATAGATGAAAAGAACATTGCCAAAGCCAATGAGTCTATTCAAAGGGTTCAAAGTATTATTCAAGAGTTAAACATTACATTAGATATGAACTATGAAGTTTCCAAAAACCTAAGGTCCCTATATACATATATACTGGAGCGATTAGTGGATGCAAATATGCAAAAAGATATGAATGCATTGGAAGAAGCTGCACAGATGATCACTGAGCTTCGGGATACCTGGAAGGATGCTATGAAACAAGCCAGAGTAGGAAATCGGTGA
- a CDS encoding flagellar protein FlgN, which translates to MNEEIVSYLIRLSEGKMVLIQRLFDLTDEQQRTLKEEEMDKLNDLIFQKKEIMDKIDVLDLEFINKLENLKKSLGIQSLSDVQEEPVAGFKVLKSKIQQVYLMMEKIQQLDKGNQQLMELNLTKVKKELKNIKVGKKATKEYGKGYGKDSMEPPSIFIDKKK; encoded by the coding sequence ATGAATGAGGAAATTGTCTCATATCTAATCCGCCTTAGTGAAGGCAAAATGGTGTTGATCCAGAGGTTATTTGACTTAACAGATGAGCAACAGAGGACACTCAAGGAAGAAGAGATGGATAAGCTGAATGATTTGATTTTTCAAAAGAAAGAAATCATGGACAAAATAGATGTGCTAGACCTAGAGTTTATCAATAAACTGGAAAACTTAAAGAAATCCCTAGGAATTCAGTCTTTATCCGATGTGCAAGAGGAGCCTGTTGCGGGATTTAAGGTACTTAAAAGTAAAATTCAACAAGTCTATCTAATGATGGAGAAAATCCAACAACTAGATAAAGGAAACCAACAGTTAATGGAGTTGAATTTAACTAAAGTTAAAAAAGAACTTAAAAACATTAAGGTAGGAAAGAAGGCAACCAAAGAGTATGGAAAAGGGTATGGGAAGGACAGTATGGAGCCTCCTTCGATTTTTATTGATAAAAAGAAGTAA
- the hpf gene encoding ribosome hibernation-promoting factor, HPF/YfiA family — MKVIVSGKNVQVTDALRDMVQTKLGKLDKYFNKEVEAQATLSVQKSRQIIEITIPFDGSILRAEEKTEDMYASIDGVVNKLTSQLRKHKTKMENKTKKYETIRFENIPTYVEDVDSDESKIVKTKRFAMKPMHSEEAVLQMELIGHNFYMFANAETDEVNVVYKRKDGNYGLIEPEF, encoded by the coding sequence ATGAAAGTAATTGTAAGCGGGAAAAACGTTCAAGTAACTGATGCGCTTAGGGATATGGTTCAAACTAAGTTGGGGAAGTTGGACAAATATTTCAATAAGGAAGTTGAAGCACAAGCAACACTTTCAGTACAAAAATCAAGACAAATCATAGAAATAACAATTCCATTCGATGGATCTATTTTAAGGGCCGAAGAGAAAACTGAGGATATGTATGCTTCCATTGATGGTGTAGTGAATAAGCTCACTAGCCAACTTAGAAAACATAAAACAAAAATGGAAAATAAAACTAAAAAATATGAAACCATTCGATTCGAAAATATTCCAACCTATGTGGAAGATGTAGATTCTGATGAATCTAAGATTGTAAAAACAAAGCGATTCGCTATGAAGCCCATGCATTCTGAAGAAGCAGTATTGCAAATGGAACTAATTGGACATAATTTCTATATGTTTGCTAATGCTGAAACTGACGAAGTCAATGTAGTTTATAAAAGAAAAGATGGAAACTATGGTTTGATTGAACCAGAGTTTTAA
- a CDS encoding DUF5317 domain-containing protein has translation MIVEGLLLGLLVGKLRGGQFNRLNQGLFRMPFFVLLAFALQLALGVLISLGQQWAMDNRFYMYIFSYCLLFLGLFLNLSRRSMWLILIGGILNFTAIMFNQGSMPIDVVALETLGFENMIQSIEIGAAPQYIPISQVQGFIAHLGKVWTTPSWYPLKQIFSIGDVLISLGLFAFIQGAMNARGRHSSSMIRFGYKGRPRKVQS, from the coding sequence ATGATCGTAGAGGGACTACTTTTAGGCTTATTAGTTGGAAAGTTAAGGGGAGGTCAGTTTAATCGTTTGAATCAAGGTCTTTTTCGCATGCCGTTTTTTGTGTTATTAGCCTTTGCATTACAATTGGCATTGGGGGTGCTGATTTCACTTGGGCAACAATGGGCTATGGATAACCGTTTCTATATGTATATTTTTTCTTATTGCTTACTGTTTTTAGGATTGTTTTTAAATTTAAGCAGACGTTCCATGTGGTTGATTTTAATTGGAGGGATTTTAAATTTTACGGCCATCATGTTTAATCAAGGGAGTATGCCCATTGATGTAGTAGCCTTAGAGACACTAGGCTTTGAAAACATGATACAGTCTATTGAAATTGGTGCTGCGCCTCAATATATTCCCATCAGTCAGGTGCAGGGATTCATCGCCCATTTGGGAAAGGTGTGGACAACACCTAGCTGGTATCCTTTAAAACAAATTTTTAGTATTGGTGATGTCCTAATATCCCTAGGACTGTTTGCTTTTATTCAAGGGGCCATGAATGCACGAGGACGACATTCTTCCTCGATGATCCGTTTTGGGTATAAAGGAAGGCCTAGAAAGGTACAATCCTAA
- the secA gene encoding preprotein translocase subunit SecA, which translates to MITIEVGKLKRLFEKVFGSESEREIKKIDKLADRVEALDEEYKKLSDQALQSKTAELKGRLSQGEALDDILPEAFATMREAAWRVLGMKHYRVQIYGAIILHQGRISEMKTGEGKTLMATLPVYLNALAGKGVHVVTVNDYLAQRDCEWMGKLYEFLGLSVGVIVHGITIEQRRAAYNADVTYGTNNEFGFDYLRDNMVIYQKDMVQREQNYAIVDEVDSILIDEARTPLIISGQGEKSTKLYHIVDQFVKTLKIEDDVSLDEKANSVTLTEDGGTKAEKAFGIENLADMNNMELSHHINQALKARNLMRLDKDYVVKDGEIIIVDDFTGRLMFGRRYSDGLHQAIEAKEGLQIQRESKTLATITFQNYFRMYRKLSGMTGTAKTEEDEFRAIYNMDVVEIPTNRVIVRDDQADGVYKGEQGKFEALAKDIEGRYKKGQPVLVGTISIEKSEELATLLKRKGIPCEVLNAKHHEREAEIVAQAGRKGIITIATNMAGRGTDIILGGNPEFLAKREMKKRGYADELIANATSHHETDDEELQAARKVYNDLLEKFKKETEQEHKDVIEAGGLHIIGTERHESRRIDNQLRGRAGRQGDPGSSKFYISLEDDLMRLFGGDKMLSIVEKMGLEDDEAIEHGMLSRSIENAQKKVEGRNFGIRKHVLQYDDVMNKQREVIYGERKKVLAGESLKDHVLNMARNIINEAVAIYTADAKYPEEWDLVGLGEYLAGIYMQRATLSFDNIEELTVETLQEQIYETSEKLYEAKEEEIEAERMRELERIIVLQVIDTKWMDHIDAMDQLRQGIGLRAIGQIDPVRAYQVEGFDMFNAMINSIQEDTVKYLFNVEPQAKVERKQVAKPIEASHGDGNRKKAPVVKEKEAGRNDPCPCGSGKKYKKCCGE; encoded by the coding sequence ATGATAACAATTGAGGTGGGAAAGTTGAAAAGATTATTTGAAAAAGTTTTTGGTAGTGAAAGTGAAAGAGAGATTAAAAAAATAGATAAGCTAGCAGATCGCGTTGAAGCATTAGATGAAGAATATAAAAAGCTATCTGATCAAGCGCTCCAAAGCAAGACAGCAGAATTGAAGGGCCGTTTGAGCCAAGGGGAAGCACTAGATGACATTTTACCCGAAGCATTTGCCACCATGAGAGAAGCTGCATGGCGTGTGCTAGGAATGAAGCACTATCGTGTTCAAATCTATGGTGCAATCATTCTACATCAAGGAAGGATCTCTGAAATGAAAACAGGTGAAGGGAAAACCTTGATGGCAACACTACCTGTTTATTTAAATGCCCTTGCTGGAAAAGGCGTTCATGTTGTGACTGTAAACGACTACCTAGCCCAACGAGATTGCGAATGGATGGGTAAACTTTATGAATTTTTAGGACTTTCTGTGGGTGTTATTGTCCATGGGATTACAATTGAGCAAAGACGGGCAGCCTATAACGCTGATGTGACCTACGGAACCAACAATGAGTTTGGTTTTGATTACTTAAGGGACAATATGGTGATCTATCAGAAGGATATGGTTCAGCGTGAACAAAACTATGCCATTGTCGATGAAGTAGACAGTATTTTAATTGATGAGGCACGGACACCACTGATTATTTCAGGGCAAGGTGAAAAATCCACTAAGCTGTATCATATTGTGGATCAATTTGTTAAAACCTTAAAAATAGAAGACGACGTGAGCTTAGATGAAAAAGCAAATTCTGTTACCTTGACAGAAGATGGCGGGACTAAGGCAGAAAAAGCCTTTGGGATTGAAAACCTAGCAGATATGAATAATATGGAGCTTTCACATCATATTAACCAAGCCTTGAAGGCCCGTAATTTAATGAGACTAGATAAAGATTATGTGGTTAAGGATGGGGAAATTATCATCGTTGATGACTTTACGGGACGTTTGATGTTTGGACGTCGCTATAGTGATGGGCTTCATCAAGCCATCGAAGCTAAGGAAGGACTACAGATTCAACGGGAATCTAAGACCTTGGCAACCATCACCTTCCAGAACTATTTTAGAATGTACAGGAAATTATCTGGAATGACAGGAACAGCGAAGACGGAAGAAGACGAATTTAGAGCTATTTATAATATGGATGTTGTTGAAATTCCAACCAATAGAGTTATCGTTCGTGATGACCAAGCCGATGGCGTATATAAGGGCGAGCAAGGGAAGTTTGAAGCGCTTGCAAAGGACATTGAAGGACGTTATAAAAAAGGTCAGCCGGTTCTAGTTGGAACGATTTCAATTGAAAAATCTGAAGAATTAGCAACCCTATTAAAGAGAAAAGGAATTCCCTGTGAAGTATTAAATGCAAAGCACCATGAGCGAGAGGCGGAGATTGTGGCCCAAGCCGGAAGAAAGGGAATTATCACCATTGCCACTAATATGGCGGGACGTGGTACGGATATTATTCTTGGAGGAAATCCTGAGTTTTTAGCAAAGCGTGAAATGAAAAAGCGAGGCTATGCAGATGAATTGATTGCCAATGCCACCAGTCATCATGAAACAGATGATGAAGAGCTACAAGCCGCAAGAAAAGTGTATAATGACTTGTTAGAAAAGTTTAAGAAAGAAACAGAACAAGAGCATAAAGATGTGATTGAAGCCGGTGGATTGCATATTATTGGTACGGAAAGACATGAATCAAGAAGAATTGACAACCAATTGAGGGGTCGTGCTGGAAGACAGGGAGATCCTGGCTCTAGTAAGTTTTATATCTCCCTTGAGGACGATTTAATGCGTCTTTTCGGTGGAGATAAGATGTTGAGCATTGTTGAAAAGATGGGTCTAGAGGATGACGAGGCAATTGAGCATGGCATGCTTTCTAGATCAATTGAAAATGCCCAAAAGAAGGTAGAGGGTAGAAACTTCGGTATTCGTAAGCATGTACTACAATATGATGATGTCATGAATAAACAGCGTGAAGTCATTTATGGTGAAAGAAAGAAAGTACTAGCTGGAGAAAGCCTGAAGGATCATGTACTGAACATGGCAAGAAATATTATTAATGAAGCCGTGGCCATCTATACCGCCGATGCTAAATATCCTGAAGAATGGGATTTAGTTGGATTGGGAGAGTACTTGGCAGGTATTTATATGCAAAGAGCAACCCTAAGCTTTGATAATATAGAAGAATTAACCGTTGAAACATTACAAGAACAAATTTATGAGACCAGTGAGAAACTGTATGAGGCCAAGGAAGAAGAAATTGAAGCAGAGCGTATGCGAGAGCTTGAGCGAATCATTGTACTGCAGGTAATTGATACAAAATGGATGGATCACATTGATGCCATGGATCAATTGCGTCAAGGGATTGGACTTCGGGCCATTGGACAGATAGATCCTGTGCGTGCTTATCAGGTTGAGGGATTTGATATGTTCAATGCAATGATCAACAGCATTCAAGAAGATACTGTTAAATATCTATTCAATGTAGAGCCTCAAGCGAAGGTTGAAAGAAAACAAGTGGCAAAGCCTATTGAAGCTAGCCATGGTGATGGGAATAGAAAAAAAGCCCCTGTAGTAAAGGAAAAAGAGGCTGGGAGAAACGACCCATGTCCATGTGGTAGTGGGAAGAAATACAAAAAATGTTGTGGAGAGTAA
- the prfB gene encoding peptide chain release factor 2 (programmed frameshift) translates to MLNLDMYKQQLSKLTETIEEMRASLDIEGSSLLVEELESKMSQENFWDDQDKAQEILKEAKMVKDRIEDYQSVIDQTEEVQMMITFTEEGDQTFEKELKETINQLDVRVKTMKTATLLQGQYDRFSVILSIHAGTGGLDAQDWAKMLMRMYSRWAEAKGYGVEILDLIQDPEAGIKSVTFLIEGINAYGYLKGEKGVHRLVRISPFDSSGKRHTSFASVDVMPELDDSIEVEINPNDLKIDTYRASGAGGQHVNKTDSAVRITHIPTGLVVQCQNQRSQHSNRETSMKMLKAKLIELKEREQKEKIEDLQGEYSQIAWGSQIRSYVFNPYNLAKDHRTNTEMGNIQSVMDGDIDLFINEYLTWSLGQLS, encoded by the exons ATGTTAAATTTAGATATGTATAAGCAACAACTGTCAAAATTGACAGAAACAATAGAAGAAATGAGGGCTTCCCTT GACATTGAAGGGAGCAGTCTGCTAGTAGAAGAGCTAGAGTCTAAAATGTCCCAGGAAAATTTCTGGGATGACCAAGATAAAGCCCAAGAGATTTTGAAGGAAGCAAAGATGGTTAAAGATCGAATCGAAGATTATCAAAGTGTCATTGATCAAACTGAAGAGGTTCAAATGATGATTACCTTTACTGAAGAGGGAGATCAGACCTTCGAAAAGGAATTAAAAGAAACCATCAATCAACTGGATGTCCGTGTGAAAACCATGAAAACAGCCACATTACTTCAGGGACAGTATGATAGATTCAGCGTAATCCTATCAATTCATGCAGGAACTGGTGGTTTAGATGCTCAGGATTGGGCAAAAATGCTGATGCGTATGTATAGCCGATGGGCAGAAGCTAAGGGATATGGAGTCGAAATCTTGGATTTAATTCAAGATCCAGAGGCGGGCATCAAAAGTGTGACCTTTCTGATTGAAGGAATCAATGCCTATGGATATTTAAAGGGAGAAAAGGGCGTACATCGTCTTGTTCGTATTTCACCCTTTGATTCATCGGGGAAGAGACATACGTCCTTTGCCTCGGTGGATGTCATGCCAGAGCTAGATGATTCCATTGAAGTGGAAATCAACCCAAATGACCTGAAAATAGATACCTATCGGGCCAGTGGAGCCGGCGGACAGCATGTCAATAAAACAGATTCTGCTGTACGGATTACCCATATTCCCACGGGTTTAGTGGTGCAATGTCAAAACCAACGGTCACAGCATAGTAATCGGGAAACTTCGATGAAAATGTTGAAGGCAAAGTTGATCGAACTCAAGGAACGGGAGCAAAAGGAAAAGATTGAAGATCTCCAGGGAGAATATAGCCAAATCGCCTGGGGCAGTCAAATTCGATCCTATGTTTTTAACCCATATAATCTTGCAAAGGATCATCGTACCAATACTGAAATGGGCAACATCCAAAGTGTGATGGATGGTGACATTGATTTATTTATTAATGAATATTTAACCTGGAGCTTAGGGCAATTGTCCTAA
- a CDS encoding YaaR family protein, with the protein MNRIDGVNPMELLHKLEGSPRSTKAAPKQEFISKLEGIKSEQVRDHLQKLYNEITVQSDRISDKLHLSDVIQYKKLVREFMDVAVKNSHHFSKQNFLDRRGRHRVYSIVKNVDRELESITQDFLKQEVDRLSIIKRLDDIRGMLLDVFM; encoded by the coding sequence ATGAATCGAATTGATGGTGTCAATCCAATGGAATTATTACATAAACTCGAAGGATCTCCCCGATCAACAAAGGCTGCTCCCAAGCAAGAATTTATTTCTAAATTGGAAGGCATTAAGTCTGAACAGGTTCGAGATCACCTGCAAAAATTATACAACGAAATCACTGTACAATCAGATCGGATTAGCGATAAATTACATTTATCCGATGTGATTCAATATAAAAAACTAGTCCGGGAATTCATGGACGTAGCCGTTAAAAATTCCCATCACTTTTCAAAACAGAACTTTTTAGATCGCCGTGGTCGTCATCGAGTCTATTCTATTGTGAAAAATGTAGATCGTGAGCTAGAAAGTATTACCCAGGACTTCTTAAAGCAGGAAGTCGATCGACTTTCCATTATCAAGCGTCTAGACGATATCCGTGGCATGCTATTAGATGTGTTTATGTAG